The window CAGGCCGGCACGCCACGCCTGGCGGTCAGCGAACGCTACGATGCGCAGGCGCAGACCTATAGCCTGACCTTCCGCCAGAGCTGCCCGCAGACCCCGGACAAGCAGGAAAAACTGCCGTTCGTGATCCCCGTGGAACTGGGCCTGCTGGATGCCCGGGGCGCGGAAATCGCCCTGCAACTGGCCGGGGAGGCCGCTCCGGGCGCCACCAGCCGCGTGCTGTCGGTGAGCGAGGCCGAGCAGACCTTCACCTTCGTTGGCATCGCGGCCAAGCCGTTGCCGTCGTTGCTGCGCGGTTTCTCGGCACCGGTCAAGCTGAGCTTCCCCTATGACCGCGACCAGCTGATGTTCCTGATGCAGCATGACCGCGATGGCTTCAACCGCTGGGACGCCGGCCAGCAACTGTCGGTGCAGGTGCTGCAGGACCTGATCGGGCAGCATCAGCAGGGGCAGGAACTGGTGCTCGACCAGCGCCTGGTCGTCGCACTGCGCAGCGTGTTGGCCAACGACCAGCTGGACCAGGCGATGGTCGCCGAGATGCTGTCGTTGCCGAGCGAGGCCTACCTCACCGAAATCAGCGAGGTGGCGCAAGTCGACTCGATCCACGCGGCCCGCGAATTCGCCCGCCAGCAACTGGCCGAGCAACTGTTCGACAGCCTGTGGCAGCGTTACCAGGCCAACCGCGAAGTGTCGAAGAACACCGCCTACATTGCCGAAAACGAGCACTTCGCCCGTCGTGCGCTGCAGAACATCGCGCTGTCCTACCTGATGCTCAGTGGCAAGCCGCAGGTGCTGGCCGCGACCCTGGAGCAGTTCGACGCCGCCGACAACATGACCGAACGCCTGACCGCCCTGGCGGTGCTGGTGAATTCGCCGTTCGAGGCAGAGAAGGCCAAGGCCCTGGCGGTGTTCGCCGAGCACTTCAAGGACAACCCGCTGGTCATGGACCAGTGGTTCAGCGTCCAGGCCGGCAGTACGCTGCCCGGTGGCCTGGAGCGGGTCAAGGCGCTGATGGAGCACCCGGCATTCACGTTGCGCAACCCGAACAAGGTGCGCGCGCTGATCGGTGCGTTCGCCGGGCAGAACCTGATCAACTTCCATGCGGCGGACGGCTCCGGCTATCGCTTCCTGGCGGACATCGTGATCCAGCTCAACGCGCTGAACCCGCAGATCGCCTCGCGCCAGCTGGCGCCGCTGACCCGCTGGCGCAAGTACGACAAGGCCCGCCAGGCGCTGATGAAGGCCGAGCTGGAGCGCATTCGTGCTTCGGGCGAACTGTCGGCAGATGTCTACGAGGTGGTCAGCAAGAGCCTGGCCTGAGGTTGTTCTGCCAGACCAGTGGGTGGCTCCGGACTGAGCTTTCCATGTCAGGCCTGAGCCGATCTTGTGGCGAGCGGGCTTGCCCGCGCTGGAGCGCGAGGCGCTCCCAAACCCGGCGATTGCGGTGTATCAGGTATACCGGGTTGTCAGGTTTTGCGGCCGCTGCGCGGCCGAGCGCAGGCAAGCCTGCTCGCCACAATGCAATGCAGCACAAGCAGCACACCTTAAGCAGTGCTTCTGTGCATCGACAGCCAACCCCCTGCAAAGGCCACATCCGTGGCCCTCGTTCATCACCCCTCCTGATGCCCCGATATTCATGTCCCCCCGCAAGGCCCCGGGTTAACAAAAGATAACGTGGCGTCGATTGTCAGACGATTCCAAAGCCCGATAGGATAGCTCCAGCCTTGGAAGGGGCTCTAGATTGCTGGTTTCAGACGATCGGCAACGCTGAAAACGCCCTTGAAGGCGCCCTGAAAGGTTGGACGACCTAACAATAATAAAGGGGGAAAAGGTCTATGAATGAGCCTGTGAAGGGTACGGGTTCCCGCCGACCGCCAACCTGGCGGCGCGCGGTCTTGCTGACCTCGATGCTCTCCTTGTCCGGGCTGGCGCTGCTGGCAGGCCCCGTGGACGCGACCGCTGCCGGTGCGGCTGACGGTGTCTATGCCATCGAGTCCTCCAAGGCCGCCAAGGGCCTGCTGCTCGACGTGGTCCACGCCGGTGCCCGCCTGGTCGCCGTGGGGGATCGCGGGCACATCCTGTTTTCCGATGACCAGGGCACGACCTGGACCCAGGCCCGGGTACCGACCCGGCAACTGCTCACGGCGGTCTACTTCGCCGATGACAAGCACGGCTGGGCTGTCGGCCATGACGCACAGATCCTCGCCAGCAGTGATGGCGGCGCCACCTGGACCAAGCAGTTCGAAGACCTCAAGCGTGAAGCACCGCTGCTGGACGTCTGGTTCAAGGATGCCACTACCGGTTTTGCCGTGGGCGCCTATGGGGCCCTGCTCGAAACCACCGATGGCGGCCAGCACTGGGAAGACGCCAGCGACCGCCTCGACAACGAAGACCAGTACCACCTCAACGCCATCGCTGCGGTCAAGGACTCCGGCCTGTTCATCGTCGGGGAGCAGGGCAGTATGTTCCGGTCGGCCGACTGGGGCCAGACCTGGGAGCGCCTCGATGGCCCCTACCAGGGCTCGCTGTTCGGCGTGATCGGTACCGCGGAGCCGGCCACGCTGATGGCCTACGGCTTGCGCGGCAACCTCTATCGCTCCACCGATTTCGGCTCCAGCTGGGAGCCGGTGGAACTCAAGGCCGCCCGTGGTGCGCTGGAGTTCGGCCTGTCCGGCGGCGCGCTGCTGGCCGACGGTTCGCTGGTGATCGTCGGCAACGGTGGCAGCGTGATCCGCAGCACCGATGACGGCGTGACCTTCAGTGTCTTCAATCGTCCCGACCGCATTTCCTTATCGGCGGTCACCACGGCCGGCAACGGCAACCTGATCCTGGTCGGCCAGGGCGGCGCCCACCTCACCTCGCCAACCGGCAGCGAGCAGGGCAAATAACAAGAAGGCGGGGAGTTTCACATGAGCAGTCATCATCAGGACAAGGCGACGTTTCTCGAACGCCTGATTTTCAACAACCGCCCGGCAGTGATCGCGATCTGCCTGCTGGTCAGTATCTTCCTGTTCTGGCAGGCGACGCTGATCCGTCCGTCCACCAGTTTCGAGAAAATGATCCCGCTCAAGCATCCGTTCATTGAAAAGATGATGGAGCACCGCAACGACCTGGCCAACCTCGGCAACACCGTGCGTGTATCGGTGGAGGCCCGGGACGGCGACATTTTCAGCAAGGAATACATGGACACCTTGCGCCAGATCCACGACGAGGTGTTCTACATCCCCGGCGTCGACCGCTCCGGCCTCAAGTCGCTGTGGAGCCCCAGCGTGCGCTGGACCGAAGTGACGGAGGAGGGCTTCGCCGGCGGCGAGGTGATCCCGCAGAGCTACAACGGCTCGGCCGACAGCCTCGACCAGCTGCGCAACAACGTGCTCAAGTCCGGCCAGGTCGGCCGCCTGGTGGCCAACGACTTCAAGTCGAGCATCGTCGACATCCCGCTGCTGGAGGCCTACCCGGACCCGCAGGACCAGGGCAAGCTGCTCAAGCTGGACTACCAGAAGTTCTCGCACCAGCTCGAAGAGAAGATCCGCGACAAGTTCGAGGCGCAGAACCCCAATGTGAAGATCCACATCGTCGGGTTCGCCAAGAAGGTCGGTGACCTGATCGACGGCCTGATCATGGTGGTGCTGTTCTTCGGCGTGGCCTTCGTCATCACCCTGGTGCTGCTGTACTGGTTCACCTGGTGTATCCGCAGCACCATCGCCGTGCTGATCACCACCCTGGTGGCGGTGATCTGGCAACTGGGGCTGATGCATGCCGCCGGCTTCGGGCTGGACCCGTATTCGATGCTGGTGCCGTTCCTGATCTTCGCCATCGGCATCTCCCACGGCGTGCAGAAAATCAACGGTATCGCCTTGCAGTCCA of the Pseudomonas vanderleydeniana genome contains:
- a CDS encoding WD40/YVTN/BNR-like repeat-containing protein, with translation MNEPVKGTGSRRPPTWRRAVLLTSMLSLSGLALLAGPVDATAAGAADGVYAIESSKAAKGLLLDVVHAGARLVAVGDRGHILFSDDQGTTWTQARVPTRQLLTAVYFADDKHGWAVGHDAQILASSDGGATWTKQFEDLKREAPLLDVWFKDATTGFAVGAYGALLETTDGGQHWEDASDRLDNEDQYHLNAIAAVKDSGLFIVGEQGSMFRSADWGQTWERLDGPYQGSLFGVIGTAEPATLMAYGLRGNLYRSTDFGSSWEPVELKAARGALEFGLSGGALLADGSLVIVGNGGSVIRSTDDGVTFSVFNRPDRISLSAVTTAGNGNLILVGQGGAHLTSPTGSEQGK